From the genome of Arthrobacter sp. SLBN-122:
GTCCCGGATACCTGCCAAGATCAGCGTCGACAGTGGGTAGTAGATCATTGGCTTGTCGTAGACCGGTACCAATTGCTTGCTGACACCCAGCGTGATGGGATGAAGCCTGGAGCCGGTTCCGCCGGCAAGTATTATTCCGCGCATGTCCCCCATCTTTCCCTTCGCTAAGAGCAGCAGCAAATCCGGTAGTCTAGGGAATTATGCAGCGACTTCTCGTGACCGGCGGAGCCGGCTTTATCGGCTCGAACTTTGTCCACTACGTTTTGGAAAACACCGAAGACCACGTCACGGTTCTGGACAAGCTCACCTACGCAGGCAACGTTGAGTCGCTGCGGGGCCTTCCGCAGGAACGGTTCGACTTCGTTCAGGGCGACATTGCGGACGCCGCGGTTGTCGACGGTCTCGTAGCCGCTTCCGACGTCGTTGTTCACTACGCTGCCGAGTCACACAACGACAACTCCCTGCACGACCCGCGCCCGTTCCTGGACACCAACATCATCGGCACCTACACGCTGATTGAAGCAGCGCGAAAGCACAATAAGCGCTTCCACCACATCTCAACCGACGAGGTCTACGGAGATCTGGAGTTGGATGACCCCGAGCGCTTCACCGAACAAACGCCGTACAACCCCTCAAGCCCGTACTCGTCCACCAAGGCCGGTTCTGATCTCCTGGTCCGGGCGTGGGTGCGCTCGTTCGGCCTGCAAGCCACTATCAGCAACTGCTCCAACAACTACGGTCCATACCAGCACGTGGAAAAGTTCATTCCCCGGCAAATCACGAACGTTATCGACGGGATTCGTCCCAAGCTCTATGGCAAGGGCGAGAACGTAAGGGACTGGATCCATGCCAACGACCATTCTTCAGCTGTGCTCGCGATTATCGCAAATGGGAAGATCGGCGAGACCTATCTGATTGGTGCCGACGGGGAAAAGAACAACAAAGAGGTTGTTGAGCTCATCCTCAAGCACATGGGCAACGCCCCGGATGCCTACGACCATGTCGTCGACCGGCCAGGGCACGACCTGCGCTATGCCATCGACTCCACCAAATTGCGGGATGAGCTTGGGTGGGAACCGCAGTTCTCCAACTTCGACGAAGGCATCGAAGCCACCATTGCCTGGTACCGGGACAACGAGGACTGGTGGCGCCCGCAGAAGGCTGCAACCGAGGCGAAGTACAAGGAACAGGGCCAGTAATCCATGTCTTTGGAGTTCTCGAAAAAGCTTGCTGCCCACCAAACCCCCATTCCCGGCGTCGTTCTCTATGACCTTCCGGTCCACGGCGACAACCGGGGATGGTTCAAGGAGAACTGGCAGCGGGAAAAGATGGTTGCTCTCGGACTGCCCGACTTCCGGCCGGTCCAAAACAACATCTCCTACAACGAAAAGGCCGGCACCACCCGCGGGATCCACGCCGAGCCGTGGGACAAGTTCATATCGGTAGCCACGGGCCGCATCTTTGGAGCTTGGGTGGATCTTCGCGAAGGCCCCTCTTTCGGTGCTGTCTTCACGGCCGAACTTGACCCCAGCCAAGCGATATTTATTCCACGTGGAGTGGGCAACGCGTTCCAGACACTTGAGGACAACACGGCCTACACGTACCTGGTCAACGACCACTGGTCTGCTGACGCGCAGGGGCAATACACCTTCCTTAATCTGGCAGATGAGACAGCTGCAATCGAATGGCCCATTCCACTTGCAGACGCCGAACTCTCGGACAAGGACAAGGCGCACCCGCGCATGGGTGACGTCGCTCCGATGCCCGCCAGGAAGATTCTGGTGGTAGGAGCCGACGGGCAACTGGGCAAAGCGCTTCGTGCCCAGTACGACGGCGACACGTCAGTCGAGTTCGCAAGTCGCACTGAGTTTGATCTCACCAGTGAGAACAGCTTCACGAACAGGAACTGGAAGAACTACTCCGCCATCATCAACGCTGCCGCCTATACTGCCGTCGACGCGGCAGAAACGGCAGAAGGACGCGCCTCCTCCTGGGCCATCAACGTAACGTCCGTGGCGCACTTGGCCCGTACCGCCGTCGAGCATAATCTGACCCTTGTCCAGGTCTCCTCGGACTACGTCTTTGACGGAACCAAGGACAGCCATGACGAGACCGAGCCGCTCACTCCCCTCGGCGTCTACGGGCAGACCAAGGCCGCCGGAGACGTGGTGGTCAGCGTTGTTCCCCGTCACTACATTGTCCGGACCAGTTGGGTTATTGGAGAAGGCAACAACTTCGTGCGCACCATGGCCAACCTGGCGCGTAAAGGTGTCAAACCCTCAGTTGTGAATGATCAGACGGGCCGGCTGAGTTTCACTGAAGACATTGCAGCCTTCATTCGGCACCTGCTGAGCAGGAGCGCCCCCTACGGCACGTATAACTTCACTAATGACGGGCCTGTAAAGAGCTGGGCTGATATTGCCGCGGATGTATACGAGCTGTCCGGTGGCTCCCGGAGCGACGTCACGGGTGTAACAACCGCAGATTACTTCAGGGACAAAGAGGCAGCCCCAAGGCCGCTTTCCAGCGCCCTCAGCCTGGCGAAAGCGCGTTCAACAGGCTTCGATCCAGGGGACGCCAACGAGCGGCTGGCCGAATATCTCAAGTCGGAAAACGATAAGGCATGACTTCTGGAGAGCAAGTGCACCGCACTCTTGTGATTATGCCGGCTTGGAACGAATCCGAGGCTATCGGCAACACAGTCCGTGAGGTATTTGAATTCGGTCCGGGTTGTGACGTCCTGGTAGTGGACGACGGATCGCGGGACAACACGGCTCAGGTGGCCCGCGAGGCAGGCGCTCTGGTTGTCCAGCTCCCCTTCAACATGGGTGTCGGTGGCGCCATGAGAACCGGCTTTAAATACGCAAAAATGCACGGCTACAGCCAGGTCATCCAAGTGGATTCGGACGGCCAGCATGATCCCCGTGACATCAAAGCAGTCCTCGATGGGCTTCAGGAGGCGGACATCGTCATCGGGGCCCGCTTTGCCGACAAGGGTAACTATGCTGTCCGTGGACCACGTAAATGGGCCATGAACGTCCTGGCGTGGACA
Proteins encoded in this window:
- the rfbB gene encoding dTDP-glucose 4,6-dehydratase, producing the protein MQRLLVTGGAGFIGSNFVHYVLENTEDHVTVLDKLTYAGNVESLRGLPQERFDFVQGDIADAAVVDGLVAASDVVVHYAAESHNDNSLHDPRPFLDTNIIGTYTLIEAARKHNKRFHHISTDEVYGDLELDDPERFTEQTPYNPSSPYSSTKAGSDLLVRAWVRSFGLQATISNCSNNYGPYQHVEKFIPRQITNVIDGIRPKLYGKGENVRDWIHANDHSSAVLAIIANGKIGETYLIGADGEKNNKEVVELILKHMGNAPDAYDHVVDRPGHDLRYAIDSTKLRDELGWEPQFSNFDEGIEATIAWYRDNEDWWRPQKAATEAKYKEQGQ
- a CDS encoding glycosyltransferase family 2 protein — translated: MTSGEQVHRTLVIMPAWNESEAIGNTVREVFEFGPGCDVLVVDDGSRDNTAQVAREAGALVVQLPFNMGVGGAMRTGFKYAKMHGYSQVIQVDSDGQHDPRDIKAVLDGLQEADIVIGARFADKGNYAVRGPRKWAMNVLAWTISQIAGTRLTDVTSGFRAANTKAIRQYVDHYPAEYLGDTIDSLVVAIRSGCTVRQVGVSMRERQGGTPSHDPVKAAIYLGRSAFALLFALTRKKNEPSSN
- a CDS encoding sugar nucleotide-binding protein, producing MSLEFSKKLAAHQTPIPGVVLYDLPVHGDNRGWFKENWQREKMVALGLPDFRPVQNNISYNEKAGTTRGIHAEPWDKFISVATGRIFGAWVDLREGPSFGAVFTAELDPSQAIFIPRGVGNAFQTLEDNTAYTYLVNDHWSADAQGQYTFLNLADETAAIEWPIPLADAELSDKDKAHPRMGDVAPMPARKILVVGADGQLGKALRAQYDGDTSVEFASRTEFDLTSENSFTNRNWKNYSAIINAAAYTAVDAAETAEGRASSWAINVTSVAHLARTAVEHNLTLVQVSSDYVFDGTKDSHDETEPLTPLGVYGQTKAAGDVVVSVVPRHYIVRTSWVIGEGNNFVRTMANLARKGVKPSVVNDQTGRLSFTEDIAAFIRHLLSRSAPYGTYNFTNDGPVKSWADIAADVYELSGGSRSDVTGVTTADYFRDKEAAPRPLSSALSLAKARSTGFDPGDANERLAEYLKSENDKA